The following coding sequences are from one Brienomyrus brachyistius isolate T26 chromosome 2, BBRACH_0.4, whole genome shotgun sequence window:
- the snrnp27 gene encoding U4/U6.U5 small nuclear ribonucleoprotein 27 kDa protein: MGRSRSRSPPRRERRRSRSTSRDRERRRRERERSRSRERDRRRSRSRSPHRRRSRSPRRHRSSSPSPARQKDRREEDKKEVKEKVVREHQISEEDMQGKTEEEIEMLKMMGFSTFDSTKGKKVDGSVNAHAINVCQKRKYRQYMNRKGGFNRPLDFIA, from the exons ATGGGGAGAAGCAGAAGCAGGTCACCACCAAGACGAG AGAGGCGTCGCTCTCGCTCAACCTCTCGAGACCGGGAGCGGCGACGCAGAGAGAGGGAACGCTCCAGATCGCGTGAGAGGGACCGGCGGAGAAGTCGCTCCCGCTCCCCGCACCGGCGCCGCTCCAG GTCTCCACGGCGGCACCGGTCATCTTCACCATCTCCTGCGCGTCAGAAGGATCGGCGTGAGGAAGACAAGAAGGAGGTGAAGGAGAAAGTTGTGAGGGAGCATCAGATCTCAG AGGAAGATATGCAGGGCAAAAcagaggaggagattgagatgCTGAAAATGATGGGCTTCAGTACCTTTGACAGCACCAAG GGAAAGAAAGTCGACGGATCAGTCAACGCACATGCAATCAACGTGTGTCAGAAGAGAAAATACAG GCAGTACATGAACAGAAAAGGCGGATTCAACAGACCCCTGGATTTCATTGCTTGA